A genomic stretch from Rhodomicrobium vannielii ATCC 17100 includes:
- a CDS encoding patatin-like phospholipase family protein — MAAFLLAACAYIPREPFTAQEQAIAEIPGIPNARFWVDGSDAELREFVRGTALSGAISSTGSFDVLALSGGAYDGAYGAGVINGWTATGTRPKFAIVTGVSAGALIAPLAFLGPAYDARLQEAFAGTAAQFLGDLGGVFSLLGTAEVRRQSLVELVDAFVDFELLRAVAAEHAKGRRLFVVTTNLDAQRGVVWDMGAIAAAGPQYRDLFRDVLVASASIPGVFGPTYIEVQANGRRFREMHIDGGATTQVFILPDVVFATGRGLSTPKGTPAKLWVVINNRLSPEFEVVESGILSEVPRAFSTLIKASAKGTLYAATSYVGPGHFHLTFIDKGFDDLLKTMPGLQPGFNAPYMQTLFRYGYDKARSVQPWLLSVPLPGNGLKPRATIAAIQ; from the coding sequence GTGGCAGCGTTTCTGCTCGCCGCCTGCGCCTATATTCCGCGCGAGCCATTTACCGCGCAGGAACAGGCCATCGCCGAGATTCCCGGCATTCCGAACGCGCGCTTCTGGGTAGACGGCAGCGACGCGGAACTGCGCGAATTCGTGCGCGGCACCGCCTTGTCGGGAGCCATTTCCTCGACGGGCAGTTTCGACGTGCTCGCCCTTTCCGGCGGCGCCTATGATGGCGCTTATGGCGCGGGCGTCATCAATGGATGGACGGCAACGGGAACGCGGCCGAAATTCGCCATCGTGACGGGCGTCAGCGCAGGCGCACTCATCGCGCCGCTGGCATTTCTCGGACCGGCCTACGACGCGCGGCTTCAGGAAGCCTTCGCGGGCACCGCCGCGCAGTTTCTCGGAGACCTTGGCGGCGTGTTCTCGCTGCTCGGCACAGCCGAGGTGCGCCGTCAGTCTCTTGTCGAACTGGTGGATGCCTTCGTCGACTTCGAACTTCTGCGCGCGGTCGCGGCCGAACACGCCAAGGGCCGCCGTCTTTTTGTCGTGACGACCAACCTCGACGCGCAGCGCGGTGTCGTCTGGGATATGGGCGCCATCGCCGCCGCCGGGCCGCAGTACCGCGATCTGTTCCGCGATGTGCTCGTCGCCTCTGCAAGCATCCCCGGCGTTTTCGGTCCGACCTATATCGAGGTTCAGGCAAACGGCCGCCGCTTCCGCGAAATGCACATCGACGGCGGCGCGACAACGCAGGTCTTCATCCTGCCGGACGTTGTCTTCGCGACGGGGCGCGGCCTCTCGACGCCGAAGGGCACTCCCGCAAAATTGTGGGTGGTGATCAACAACCGCCTCTCGCCCGAGTTCGAAGTGGTGGAATCCGGCATCCTGTCCGAGGTGCCCCGCGCGTTTTCAACCCTCATCAAGGCAAGCGCCAAGGGCACGCTCTATGCGGCGACTTCGTATGTGGGGCCGGGCCATTTCCACCTGACCTTCATCGACAAGGGGTTCGACGATCTTCTGAAGACGATGCCCGGCTTGCAACCCGGATTCAACGCGCCGTACATGCAGACGCTGTTTCGCTACGGCTACGACAAGGCGCGATCTGTTCAGCCTTGGCTGCTGTCCGTGCCTTTGCCGGGAAATGGGTTGAAGCCGCGCGCGACCATCGCCGCGATTCAATAG